From Candidatus Bathyarchaeia archaeon:
TGTTTCGCCAAGGGATATTCCGGCATCCACGGCAAGCTGCGTGTTTGCCCTCACGCCGAAGGCACTTATGAAGAGGTCGGCGTTAATCTGTTCGCCTCCAGCCACTATTCCGGTGACTTTTTCTGTGCCGAGGAACTCTTCAACGGGTTTGTTTGTGAGGATTTTTATGCCCTTTTGCTCCAGAGCTTCTTGAACTATTTTTGCCATATCCGCGTCAAGCATGGCTGGCAAAACTTGTGGCAGCATTTCCACGACAGTTACATGTAGGCCCCTCTCTTGGAGGGCTACGGCTGTTTCTAGGCCTATGAGCCCGGCGCCCATAACTACGGCTGTTTTGGCGCCCTCTCTTATCGCCTGTTCTATTCTTTGTCCGTCCTCGATTGTTCTTAGGGGGAGAACTCCCGGTTTTTCTCTTCCCTTTATGGGCGGCGTGAAGGCGCCCGCTCCAGCAGCGATTATGAGGCTGTCGTAGGGGATTTCCTCTATATTTCCGTTTTTGTCAACCGTTAAGACGGCCTTTTTGCCCGTGTCTATTTTTGTCACTTTTGTTTCTGTTTTTAGGTTTAGCTTCATCATTTGGAAGTAGCTCGGCGGGAAGACTATGAGATTGCTGAAGCTTGGTATTTGCCCGCCTATAACAAAGGGTAAACCGCAGCGGGAGTATCCAGCGTGTTTTTCGTCAGTTATTAGGGTTATTTCAGCTGTGCGGTCTATTTTCCTAGCCGCTGAAGCCGCATCGACGCCGGCTGCATGTGCCCCAATTATTACTATGCGTCTGGGCAAGGGTTACTTCCCTTCTATTTGATTAAGCTTTTATGCCATTCAACAGCTGTGTTAAAATCCATGAGGTTTTTGAGTTCAGCCTCCAAGTTTGAAGGCTTCACGACGAGAAGCCAGCCCTTCCCATAGGGATCTTCGTTTAGAAGCTCGGGTTTTGACTGAACTTCAGTGTTAACTTCCACGACTGTTCCACTTACAGGTGCCACCAGGTCAGATACAGCCTTTACGGATTCAACAGTGCCGTACGGCTCATTCTGTTTTATGGTTGTCCCGGGACTTGGAAGCTCAGCGTAGACAACCTCTCTGAGCTGCTTTTGAGCGTAGTCTGTTATGCCAATACGAACCTTGTCGCCTTCAATTTTCACCCACTCATAATCCTTTGAATAGTATAGGCCTTCGGGAACCTCGTATCCGTCAACTTTAACCACTGCTTTCACCTCGCATGTAGCTGTTAATCTACTATTTTTAAGCCTTTAAGATTAACTGTTAATAATCGCTGTTTTACGTCAATTTTGCTGTTGGTGACAAGCTGCAAAATTGGTAGCCCCCTCTAGTTTTCGTTTGAAAGCCCCATGTCTTATGTTTACGGGATGCCTTGTGGAAAATGTTTAATTAATTGGTTTGATGTAAAGCTGTGCAGATGGAAGGATAAGATTTGGGTGAAGAGTTAGCGAAACTTCCTCCACAAGTTCAGGAGCGTTTGCTGAGGCTTCAGCAACTTCAGCAGACTCTGCAGTCTGTTTTGGCTCAGAAGCAGCAGGTTGAATTGGAGTTGACGGAGATTGAGCAGGCCTTAAGCGAGTTGCAGAAGGTTGCAGATGACGCTGTTATCTATAAGTCTATAGGCTCGTTGCTGGTGAAAACGGATAAAGCGAAAGTTGTAGCGGACTTAAATGAGAGGAAAGAGCTTTTGAACATGCGGGCAACTGTTTTGGGCAAGCAGGAAGAGCGTCTCCGAAGCCAAATGAAGGAGCTTCAAGTCAAGCTTCAACAGGATTTAGCCCCGCTTTCAGGAACCCAACCCTAGAATAGCCTCCGGGTGGGAAATTTGGAAGACATTGGTTTGCCAGAGCTAACTCCAGAGCAGATCGAAGAGCTATGCTCAGCCGCCGAAGAAGCCGCCAGAGCCTACATTCTATCAAGAGTCCCGCCTAAACGGGTGGAAACATTAAACATAAGCGCCGACGTGGAAATCGAAGGCGAAAAGCCATTGACATTGACAGTTGAGGTTGAATTGACCCTTTCGCCTCTCATGCGGGACTTTGACGCCCAAAAGCTTGCAGATGAAGCTGTAAGGGAGGCTTTCGCCTCTGCCGAAAAATACTTGAGGGAGCTGAAGTGTCGTTCGCAGAAATAGCCAAAATAATGGATGAACAAAACGCTAAACATGTCGTTTTGTTATGCCACCACAATGCTGACCCCGATGCCGTATGTTCGGCTTACGCCCTCTCAAGTTTGATAAGGAGGCATAGACCGCAAACAACGGTGGAAGTGGGTGCCGCTCAGAGTATAAGTCGTCTCTCAAAACACATTTTGAAGCATCTTCCGCTAACTGTTGAAACGGAACCAAACATTGAAAAGGCAGATGTAATAGTGCTCTTGGATACAAACACGATACAGCAGCTTGATAACCTAGCCGAGAAGGTTAGGGCTTCAAAGGCACCCATAATCGTAGTTGACCATCACATATCCCACCCGGAGACCGAGAAAATGGCTAGATTATGTATAACAGACGAAAATGCATCCTCAACATGCGAAATCATATACAACTTTTACAAGCAGACAAACACCAGGATTGAACAGCTTGAAGCAAAAGCCCTATTCCTCGGCATAGTCTTCGACACCCGCCACTTCGTCCTAGCAAGCTCCACAACCCTCAAAATTATAGCCGATCTCGTGGATATGGGCGTGAATGCCCAAGAAGCGTTGGCCATGCTAGCTCTCCCAATGGACTATTCGGAAAGAGTTGCTCGTCTAAAAGCGTGCAAGAGGGCGAAGCTTTTCAAGGTTGGCGAGTGGATAATAGCCCTATCCCATGTAAGCGCCTATCAGGCTTCAGCTGCCCGTGCAATAATAGATTTAGGTGCTCATGTGGCTGTGGTGGCAGGTCAGAAAAACGATAGCCTTGAAATAAGCCTCCGATGCACAAAAGAGTTCCACGAGAAAACTGGCATTCACTTGGGTCGGGACATAGCCAAACCTTTAGGCGAGTACCTCCATGGAATGGGTGGCGGCCATGCAACTGCTGCTGGCGTGAATGGGTTTGGGGAACTTGAAGCTGGGCTTAAACGCTGTTGGAAGCTTTTGAAGGAACGGATAACTCGAACGCAAATTTAAGTAGCTACTCTTAAATGAGAAAAAGTTTTAGGGTGCCGTGAAAGACCGGTATGGCAATAATCGAAACAAAAAACCTCACATACACCTATCCGGGCGCCACTGGGCCCGCAATAAAAGATGTCTCCATAAAGATCGAAAAAGGCGAGTTCGTGTTAATTACTGGTCCAAGCGGATGTGGAAAAACAACTCTTTGCAGATGCTTTAACGGACTTATCCCCCATTTTTATCAAGGCGAACTCAAAGGTGAGATAACAGTTGCAGGGCTAAAAGTGCAGGAACACCCTGTTTACGAGCTGGCAACCCATGTGGGCATGGTCTTCCAAAACCCTGAAAACCAGCTCTTTGCCTTATCAGTGGAGAAGGATGTGGCCTTTGGACTGGAAAACCTTGGATTGCCTAGGGAGGAAATCCGCAAGCGGGTGGACTGGGCGCTTAAACTGACCGGGATATACGAGCTGCGAGAGCGGACACCCTTGGAGCTTTCTGGCGGACAGCAGCAACGGGTAGCCATAGCCTCCGTTTTGGCCATGCAACCCGAGGTGATAGTTTTGGATGAACCCACGTCTTTTCTTGACCCTTTGGGCGCCAAGAAAATATTTGAAGTTATCTATTATTTGAACAAGAGACTTGGGATAACTATAGTGCTTGTTGAGCACAGGCTTGATTTAACTGCAAAATATGCGGATCACATAATCATCATGGATAATGGAGAAGTTGTTTTGGATGGGGATCCCCGCGAGGTTTTAAGCTCGGAAAAAGCCCGTCTAATTGGAGTTGGCATTCCAAAGGCAACCCGCCTCTATCAGATATTGAAGGCTGACGGTGTAAGTCTAGGGGGAGAAGTACCCCTCTCCTCGGAGGAAATGGCTGAAAAAATCAGGGAGGCACTTAAACGACATGATTGAGGTTCAAGATGTTTACTTCACTTATCCAAGTGGTGTGGAGGCGCTTAAGGGGGTATCCCTAACCATCCAAGACGGTGAGTTTGTGGCCATAATGGGGGAAAACGGCGCCGGAAAAACAACTCTCGTTAAGCACTTTAATGGGTTGTTGAAGCCGACACGGGGAAAAGTGCTGGTCGACGGGGTTGAAACAACAAGGGTCAGCGTTGCAACGTTAGCCCGCAAAGTGGGCTTTGTCTTCCAAAACCCGGATCACCAGCTTTTCTGTGAAACCGTTGAAGAGGAAATAGCCTTCGCCCTAAGAAACTTCGGCTTCAGTGAAGACGTGATAGAAAAACGGGTGACATGGGCGCTTAACCTTTTAGGGCTAGCCCAGTACAGAAAGACTTCGCCTTTCATGCTCAGCGGCGGTGAAAGAAAACGAGTTGCATTGGCATCAGTGCTTGCATGGGACCCAAAAATACTGATTATGGATGAGCCCACCATAGGCCAAGACTACCAGCAGAAGGAGAAGCTCCGCCAGTTTATTTTACAAATGAAGGCTCAGGGCAAAACCGTGGTGATTGTAACACATGATGTAGAGTTTGTGGCTGAATGCAACCCGAGAGTGCTGCTCATGCGGGACGGCAGAATAGTTGCGGATGGAGAAGCCCGGCGGGTGCTCACGGATCCGGATGTTCTGGAGCAGGCCTCGCTGGTGCCTCCGCAGATAGCCCAAATCTTCATGCAGCTTTCAGACCTGGGATTTCCAAAGGACGTGATAGATGTTTATGAGGCTAGGGAAATTCTCTTGAAGGCTTTTAGGGGCAGAGGGTTATGAGCTTCTTTGACGGATTAAGGTTTAGAAGAGTTAGTTCGCCAATCCACAACCTTGACCCCCGTGTAAAGTTCGCCTACGCCATCGTGGTCTTCACGGTAGCCATCATTTTCTGGCAGCTTTTACCCCTAATGGTGCTGTTTGTTATGCAGTTGCCCTTTGTTTTTCTAGCAGGTGTTAAGAGAGAGTGGGTTCGCTCCATGAAGGGTGCAGCCTTCCTAGCTTCAATAATCTTCCTAACAAACTTTCTAGCCACTTTCATAGGCTCCGGCTACACGGTCACATTTGCCGCCATAGAAAACGCCTTGGCCATGACCATGAGGTTCCTAGTGCTTGTAGGTTCATTTTCCATATTCTTTCTGACAACATCGCCGGACCATTTGGGGCTTGCCCTTGAGCAGTCCCATGTGCCCTACGAGTTCTGCTTCGCCTTCACAACGGCTGTGAGGTTCGTCCCGGTGTTGGCTGAGGAGGCCCAGACAATAATGGATGCCCAGAAAGCCCGAGGCCTTGAATTGGAAAAGGGAAACTTCTTGAAAAGGGTTAGAAACTATATTCCGATACTTATACCGTTGATCATAAGCGCCATTCGAAGGAGCCTTGAACTGGCAGAGGCCATGGAAGCCCGCGCTTGGGGCGCTACTAAAAAGCGTACAAACCTCTATGTTTTGAGGCTTCGCCGTGGAGACTACCTTTTCATAGCCATAACCGTCGGCATATTAGCGGTAGCGGTTTTCATCCGCTTATACCTCCATATACCACGTCTAGAAGAACTTTTAATGGGAACTGTTTAACCGCAAGACTTTTAACATAGACCACCTTGTAGAAAGGTTTCTCGGAGCTGGGAAAATTTGAAGTGGTTAAAGGCTGCAGCGGAGGAAATTATCGCCGGAATAAAGAGCGCCATTGAAGAGCTTAACTCCAACGAGGTGGAACGCTTCATCGAGCTACTCTTAGCAGCAAGGGACAAAAAGATATTTGTCATAGGTATGGGGAGAAGCGGTTTCGTAGGCAGAGCCTTCGCACTGCGCCTAATGAATCTAGGCTTCAACGTGTACTTTCTAGGAGAAACCATAACGCCCGCAGCTGGGAAAGGAGACCTTTTAATCGCCATTTCTGGAACGGGAACGACAAAAATGGTTTTAACGGCAAGCCTAGCCGCGAAAGAGATAGGCGCCACCGTTGTAGCCATAACCTCCTTCCCAGAGTCGCCGCTGGGACAGATAGCCGACCTAGTTGTGACAGTTAAAGGTAGGACGAAAGCGGGATGGCCCCGCGAAGAGGATTATTTGGCTAGGCAGCTCATGGGTGAAAGGGAGCCGTTGACACCTCTAGGAAGCATCTTCGAGAACAACTGTATGGTTTTCCTAGACGGGTTAATAGTGGAGTTAATGCACCGCATGGGAACAACCGAGGAAGACTTAAGGAGGAGACACGCAACAATAGAATGAAGTCATCTGATGGAGCGTGGAGCCTATCAGAGCCAAATGGAAAAAGAAGAGGATGCGCAGACAAAAGAAGAAGAGACAGAAGAGAAGGGCTAGATATAAGTAGCCTTCAGCGTTCTTTCCATTATTTGTTGATGTTGTGTTTTTAAGCGTGTTAAAGATTGAGCGTGCATACAGCTTATTAAGACTTACGATAGTATATAATCACTGAGAACAGCTACACTAAACCATCAAAGTGGAGAAGATGCCGAAAACCACAAAAAAGGCAACAACAGAGGAAACCCCATTCGAATTGGTTATCGAAGAAAAGGAGAGAAAACCAGCCGTTTTCAGAGAAGTTTACCCCATTCAAGAGCCTTACGTTTACGCCGCCATAGTAAAAGACCCTGAAACCCAGAAAACCCGATATGAAATCATAGAGCCTACACTGACAAGAGAAGAGGAGGAACGCCTAAAGGAGATCAAAGGAATTCTGATGGAAGAGATTGACGTAAACCTAAAGGATATAGAAACCAAGCAAAAAGCCGAACAATACCTAAAAGAGAAAGCCAAACAAGTCATCAACAAATACCATATCAAAGTTCCGTCGGAATCCATTGACAAGCTTCTATACTACCTTACTAGGGATTTCATAGGCTACGGCAAAATAGACCCCCTAATGAAGGATCATCTGATTGAGGATATCTCGGCTGACGGTGTGAACATACCCGTGTATGTGTGGCATAGAACCTACGAGTCCCTTCCAACAAACATAGTGTTCAAGGATGAAGCCGAACTGAACTCATTCATAGTTCGCCTGGCATATCTGGCTGGTAAAAACATCTCCATAGCGTCCCCAATTTTGGATGCCACCCTACCCGATGGAAGCCGAGTGCAACTCACCTATGGAAATGAAGTGACAAGGAGAGGTTCAACTTTCACCATCCGCCGTTTCAGAGTTGACCCCTTGACAATTTCAGATTTAATAGCCTTCAACACGCTTTCATCGGAAATGGCTGCATACCTATGGTACATCATAGAAAACAGGGCTTCGGTGCTTGTGGCGGGAGGCATAGCTGCTGGAAAAACCACTATGCTGAACTGCTTGTCCATGTTCATTAAACCCGAAATGAAAATCGTGAGCGTTGAGGACACGCAAGAGCTGAACTTACCCCACGAAAACTGGATTCCATCCGTTGTTAGGGAAGGCTTCGGATACGACAACAAGAGCACCATAACCCTCTTCGACCTTTTGAAGGCCGCAGTGAGACAGAGGCCAGACTACATTATTGTAGGGGAAATTCGTGGAGAGGAAGCCTACACACTGTTTCAGGCTATGGCAACTGGACATCTTGGGATGTGCACTATTCACGCGGAATCCGTTGAAGCCGTGATAAACCGCCTTGAATCTGAACCCATGAACATACCAAAGCCCCTCATAGCCATGATTGACTTGATAATGGTTATGACGAGAACTGAAGTTGAAGGAAAACCGGCAAGGAGAACCCTTACAGCCACCGAGGTTTTGGGGCTCAACCCGAAAACAGGCGAAATAATGACGGAGGAAGTTTTCCGCTGGAAAGCCAAAAAGGACGAATTCGAGTTTCTCGGCCATAGCAGTCTCCTCGAGGAACACATGAAGAAAATGGATCTAAGCGAGGAGGACGTCAGAAAAGAGCTCCAGCGCCGAAAAACAGTCCTTGAGTGGATGGTGAAAAAGGGCATCCGCAGATACACAGAGGTGGCAAACGTCATCCGTGAATACTACGCCAACCCGACGAGGGTCTTCAAAAAGGCTAGGATGGAGCTTAAATGAAAAAGACCAGGCTTCTTGAGATCTTCAAAAAACTTTACAGAAAAATGGGTTCACATGGGAGTGAAGGAAAGGACTCTATAAAAAATAGAGAGGCAAATATTGGGAGCCCGTTCTCGATTGCCTATAGGCTTGTGGGTGGAAGGATAGGCTTTGCGCTTCCCCTCTTTGAGGATTTGAATGTGTATTTGCAGAGGGCTGGAATAAAAACCAACTTCAGGGCTTACGTAAGTCTAACAGTTTTTTCAACGGTGCTGACCGCTCTTGCAGTGTTCATCTGCATACCATGCGTGCTCATCTTCACTTTTCACATGCCAGTTTTTCCAGCAATCCTCTTTGGATTGGGAGGCAGCCTCTTTGCAGTTGCCCTTTCAACTTTAGGGTTTTATGTTTACCCAATCTACCGCGCCGATAAGGTTAGACGGAATTTAGAGGATGAGTTAGCCTTCGCCACCGGATACATGTCCATTCTGGCAAGTGCGGGCGTACCGCCCGAGAAGATTTTCTATTCACTGGCGAACCTTCCGGTGCCGCTGGCCATTTCAGCTGAAGCCAAAAATGTTGTTCGAGATGTGAACCT
This genomic window contains:
- a CDS encoding FAD-dependent oxidoreductase, with product MPRRIVIIGAHAAGVDAASAARKIDRTAEITLITDEKHAGYSRCGLPFVIGGQIPSFSNLIVFPPSYFQMMKLNLKTETKVTKIDTGKKAVLTVDKNGNIEEIPYDSLIIAAGAGAFTPPIKGREKPGVLPLRTIEDGQRIEQAIREGAKTAVVMGAGLIGLETAVALQERGLHVTVVEMLPQVLPAMLDADMAKIVQEALEQKGIKILTNKPVEEFLGTEKVTGIVAGGEQINADLFISAFGVRANTQLAVDAGISLGETKLIKTNARMETNIKDVYAAGDCAESIHIVTQRPVVQQLGTVAVRQGKVAGINAAGGYTTFPGVVGSAVTQLYDMQIGATGLTETAAKRAGIEVITGTVTSKTRADYYPGASPIKVKLVVEKETQRIVGAQIIGGEEVTQRINAVSIAIQKQMTVRELAKADTAYAPPLNETWEPLVLAAELVLMKLR
- the gcvH gene encoding glycine cleavage system protein GcvH codes for the protein MVKVDGYEVPEGLYYSKDYEWVKIEGDKVRIGITDYAQKQLREVVYAELPSPGTTIKQNEPYGTVESVKAVSDLVAPVSGTVVEVNTEVQSKPELLNEDPYGKGWLLVVKPSNLEAELKNLMDFNTAVEWHKSLIK
- a CDS encoding prefoldin subunit beta produces the protein MGEELAKLPPQVQERLLRLQQLQQTLQSVLAQKQQVELELTEIEQALSELQKVADDAVIYKSIGSLLVKTDKAKVVADLNERKELLNMRATVLGKQEERLRSQMKELQVKLQQDLAPLSGTQP
- a CDS encoding DUF3194 domain-containing protein codes for the protein MEDIGLPELTPEQIEELCSAAEEAARAYILSRVPPKRVETLNISADVEIEGEKPLTLTVEVELTLSPLMRDFDAQKLADEAVREAFASAEKYLRELKCRSQK
- a CDS encoding DHH family phosphoesterase, whose protein sequence is MSFAEIAKIMDEQNAKHVVLLCHHNADPDAVCSAYALSSLIRRHRPQTTVEVGAAQSISRLSKHILKHLPLTVETEPNIEKADVIVLLDTNTIQQLDNLAEKVRASKAPIIVVDHHISHPETEKMARLCITDENASSTCEIIYNFYKQTNTRIEQLEAKALFLGIVFDTRHFVLASSTTLKIIADLVDMGVNAQEALAMLALPMDYSERVARLKACKRAKLFKVGEWIIALSHVSAYQASAARAIIDLGAHVAVVAGQKNDSLEISLRCTKEFHEKTGIHLGRDIAKPLGEYLHGMGGGHATAAGVNGFGELEAGLKRCWKLLKERITRTQI
- a CDS encoding ATP-binding cassette domain-containing protein → MAIIETKNLTYTYPGATGPAIKDVSIKIEKGEFVLITGPSGCGKTTLCRCFNGLIPHFYQGELKGEITVAGLKVQEHPVYELATHVGMVFQNPENQLFALSVEKDVAFGLENLGLPREEIRKRVDWALKLTGIYELRERTPLELSGGQQQRVAIASVLAMQPEVIVLDEPTSFLDPLGAKKIFEVIYYLNKRLGITIVLVEHRLDLTAKYADHIIIMDNGEVVLDGDPREVLSSEKARLIGVGIPKATRLYQILKADGVSLGGEVPLSSEEMAEKIREALKRHD
- a CDS encoding ATP-binding cassette domain-containing protein encodes the protein MIEVQDVYFTYPSGVEALKGVSLTIQDGEFVAIMGENGAGKTTLVKHFNGLLKPTRGKVLVDGVETTRVSVATLARKVGFVFQNPDHQLFCETVEEEIAFALRNFGFSEDVIEKRVTWALNLLGLAQYRKTSPFMLSGGERKRVALASVLAWDPKILIMDEPTIGQDYQQKEKLRQFILQMKAQGKTVVIVTHDVEFVAECNPRVLLMRDGRIVADGEARRVLTDPDVLEQASLVPPQIAQIFMQLSDLGFPKDVIDVYEAREILLKAFRGRGL
- a CDS encoding energy-coupling factor transporter transmembrane component T, which produces MSFFDGLRFRRVSSPIHNLDPRVKFAYAIVVFTVAIIFWQLLPLMVLFVMQLPFVFLAGVKREWVRSMKGAAFLASIIFLTNFLATFIGSGYTVTFAAIENALAMTMRFLVLVGSFSIFFLTTSPDHLGLALEQSHVPYEFCFAFTTAVRFVPVLAEEAQTIMDAQKARGLELEKGNFLKRVRNYIPILIPLIISAIRRSLELAEAMEARAWGATKKRTNLYVLRLRRGDYLFIAITVGILAVAVFIRLYLHIPRLEELLMGTV
- the hxlB gene encoding 6-phospho-3-hexuloisomerase, producing MKWLKAAAEEIIAGIKSAIEELNSNEVERFIELLLAARDKKIFVIGMGRSGFVGRAFALRLMNLGFNVYFLGETITPAAGKGDLLIAISGTGTTKMVLTASLAAKEIGATVVAITSFPESPLGQIADLVVTVKGRTKAGWPREEDYLARQLMGEREPLTPLGSIFENNCMVFLDGLIVELMHRMGTTEEDLRRRHATIE
- a CDS encoding type II/IV secretion system ATPase subunit, producing MPKTTKKATTEETPFELVIEEKERKPAVFREVYPIQEPYVYAAIVKDPETQKTRYEIIEPTLTREEEERLKEIKGILMEEIDVNLKDIETKQKAEQYLKEKAKQVINKYHIKVPSESIDKLLYYLTRDFIGYGKIDPLMKDHLIEDISADGVNIPVYVWHRTYESLPTNIVFKDEAELNSFIVRLAYLAGKNISIASPILDATLPDGSRVQLTYGNEVTRRGSTFTIRRFRVDPLTISDLIAFNTLSSEMAAYLWYIIENRASVLVAGGIAAGKTTMLNCLSMFIKPEMKIVSVEDTQELNLPHENWIPSVVREGFGYDNKSTITLFDLLKAAVRQRPDYIIVGEIRGEEAYTLFQAMATGHLGMCTIHAESVEAVINRLESEPMNIPKPLIAMIDLIMVMTRTEVEGKPARRTLTATEVLGLNPKTGEIMTEEVFRWKAKKDEFEFLGHSSLLEEHMKKMDLSEEDVRKELQRRKTVLEWMVKKGIRRYTEVANVIREYYANPTRVFKKARMELK
- a CDS encoding type II secretion system F family protein, translated to MKKTRLLEIFKKLYRKMGSHGSEGKDSIKNREANIGSPFSIAYRLVGGRIGFALPLFEDLNVYLQRAGIKTNFRAYVSLTVFSTVLTALAVFICIPCVLIFTFHMPVFPAILFGLGGSLFAVALSTLGFYVYPIYRADKVRRNLEDELAFATGYMSILASAGVPPEKIFYSLANLPVPLAISAEAKNVVRDVNLFGLDIISALENASKRSPSKLFREMLEGFISTIHSGSSLAEYLRERSKQHMKLKRIGLRKFSDTLSILSEFYVALLVTGPLLLIIMLAVMAMMGGGNLGLLGPDLLLKIITYIGIPAGSIMFIIVLDAVSPKW